A region of Micropterus dolomieu isolate WLL.071019.BEF.003 ecotype Adirondacks linkage group LG01, ASM2129224v1, whole genome shotgun sequence DNA encodes the following proteins:
- the pde7a gene encoding high affinity cAMP-specific 3',5'-cyclic phosphodiesterase 7A isoform X3, producing the protein MCGVHRERRGAISYDSSDQTALYIRMLGDVRVRSQVGFEPERRSSHPYLCIDFRTLHTRLSCGSTSTNSAPERRVHRLLSFQRYLRSSRLLRGVPQQIPLHILDEDYAGQARCMLEKVGNWNFDIFLFDRLTNGNSLITLTLHLLNQYGLVELFQLDMVKLWRFLVMVQEDYHSDNPYHNAVHAADVTQAMYCYMREPKLSKSLTSCDILLGLLAAATHDLDHPGVNQPFLIKTDHYLATLYRNSSVLENHHWKSAVGLLRETGLFSHLPAEDSLNMERELGSLILATDISRQNDYLSRFRSHLDQENLCLSNGSHRHFILQMALKCADICNPCRPWELSKQWSEKVTEEFFQQGDIEKKHKLEVSPLCDREANTVGNIQIGFMTYVAEPLFAEWARFSDTRLSQTMLGHMGLNKASWGGLQQEQTSVSEEVEPSTAGTDTEDAAARRDDNTATTAGGTSSKEIPQGSRES; encoded by the exons GAGATGTGAGAGTGAGAAGTCAGGTTGGATTTGAACCGGAACGAAGAAGCTCCCACCCATACCTGTGCATCGACTTCCGAACTCTTCACA cacgACTGAGCTGTGGGTCCACGTCAACGAACTCCGCTCCTGAGAGGAGGGTCCACAGGCTACTCAGCTTCCAGAGGTACCTGCGTTCGTCCCGTCTACTGCGGGGAGTCCCCCAGCAGATCCCCCTCCACATCCTGGATGAAGACTACGCAGGACAAGCCAGA TGCATGCTGGAAAAAGTCGGCAACTGGaattttgacattttccttTTCGATAGGTTGACAAATG GAAACAGCCTGATCACTCTGACCTTGCACCTGCTGAACCAGTATGGCCTAGTGGAACTCTTCCAGCTGGACATGGTCAAACTCTGGAGGTTCCTGGTCATGGTCCAGGAGGACTACCACAGCGACAACCCCTACCACAACGCTGTCCACGCTGCGGATGTCACACAGGCCATGTATTGCTACATGCGGGAACCCAAG CTTTCCAAGTCTCTGACCTCCTGTGACATCCTACTGGGACTCCTAGCAGCCGCCACTCATGACCTAGACCACCCTGGAGTCAACCAGCCTTTCCTCATCAAGACTGACCACTATCTAGCTACACTGTATAGG AATTCCTCTGTTCTGGAAAACCACCACTGGAAGTCAGCGGTGGGCCTGCTCAGAGAGACTGGGCTGTTCTCCCATTTGCCTGCTGAGGACAG CCTGAATATGGAGAGGGAGTTGGGCTCCTTAATCCTAGCCACGGACATCAGCAGACAGAATGACTACCTGTCTAGGTTTCGCAGTCACCTGGACCAAGAGAACCTGTGCTTGAGCAACGGTAGCCACCGTCACTTCATTCTGCAG ATGGCTCTGAAGTGTGCAGACATCTGTAACCCTTGCAGACCCTGGGAGCTGAGCAAACAGTGGAGTGAGAAAGTGACAGAGGAGTTCTTCCAGCAAG GAGACATTGAGAAGAAGCACAAACTTGAAGTCAGCCCACTTTGTGACAGAGAGGCCAACACAGTTGGCAACATTCAAATAG GCTTCATGACATACGTTGCGGAGCCTCTGTTTGCAGAGTGGGCCCGTTTCTCCGACACACGTCTGTCCCAGACCATGCTGGGCCACATGGGGCTGAACAAGGCCAGCTGGGGCGGCCTACAGCAAGAACAAACCTCCGTCTCCGAAGAGGTGGAGCCCAGCACAGCCGGCACCGACACGGAAGACGCCGCCGCCCGAAGAGACGACAACACAGCCACAACCGCAGGAGGAACCAGCTCCAAAGAAATACCTCAGGGAAGCAGAGAATCCTGA
- the pde7a gene encoding high affinity cAMP-specific 3',5'-cyclic phosphodiesterase 7A isoform X4 produces MCGVHRERRGAISYDSSDQTALYIRMLDVRVRSQVGFEPERRSSHPYLCIDFRTLHTRLSCGSTSTNSAPERRVHRLLSFQRYLRSSRLLRGVPQQIPLHILDEDYAGQARCMLEKVGNWNFDIFLFDRLTNGNSLITLTLHLLNQYGLVELFQLDMVKLWRFLVMVQEDYHSDNPYHNAVHAADVTQAMYCYMREPKLSKSLTSCDILLGLLAAATHDLDHPGVNQPFLIKTDHYLATLYRNSSVLENHHWKSAVGLLRETGLFSHLPAEDSLNMERELGSLILATDISRQNDYLSRFRSHLDQENLCLSNGSHRHFILQMALKCADICNPCRPWELSKQWSEKVTEEFFQQGDIEKKHKLEVSPLCDREANTVGNIQIGFMTYVAEPLFAEWARFSDTRLSQTMLGHMGLNKASWGGLQQEQTSVSEEVEPSTAGTDTEDAAARRDDNTATTAGGTSSKEIPQGSRES; encoded by the exons ATGTGAGAGTGAGAAGTCAGGTTGGATTTGAACCGGAACGAAGAAGCTCCCACCCATACCTGTGCATCGACTTCCGAACTCTTCACA cacgACTGAGCTGTGGGTCCACGTCAACGAACTCCGCTCCTGAGAGGAGGGTCCACAGGCTACTCAGCTTCCAGAGGTACCTGCGTTCGTCCCGTCTACTGCGGGGAGTCCCCCAGCAGATCCCCCTCCACATCCTGGATGAAGACTACGCAGGACAAGCCAGA TGCATGCTGGAAAAAGTCGGCAACTGGaattttgacattttccttTTCGATAGGTTGACAAATG GAAACAGCCTGATCACTCTGACCTTGCACCTGCTGAACCAGTATGGCCTAGTGGAACTCTTCCAGCTGGACATGGTCAAACTCTGGAGGTTCCTGGTCATGGTCCAGGAGGACTACCACAGCGACAACCCCTACCACAACGCTGTCCACGCTGCGGATGTCACACAGGCCATGTATTGCTACATGCGGGAACCCAAG CTTTCCAAGTCTCTGACCTCCTGTGACATCCTACTGGGACTCCTAGCAGCCGCCACTCATGACCTAGACCACCCTGGAGTCAACCAGCCTTTCCTCATCAAGACTGACCACTATCTAGCTACACTGTATAGG AATTCCTCTGTTCTGGAAAACCACCACTGGAAGTCAGCGGTGGGCCTGCTCAGAGAGACTGGGCTGTTCTCCCATTTGCCTGCTGAGGACAG CCTGAATATGGAGAGGGAGTTGGGCTCCTTAATCCTAGCCACGGACATCAGCAGACAGAATGACTACCTGTCTAGGTTTCGCAGTCACCTGGACCAAGAGAACCTGTGCTTGAGCAACGGTAGCCACCGTCACTTCATTCTGCAG ATGGCTCTGAAGTGTGCAGACATCTGTAACCCTTGCAGACCCTGGGAGCTGAGCAAACAGTGGAGTGAGAAAGTGACAGAGGAGTTCTTCCAGCAAG GAGACATTGAGAAGAAGCACAAACTTGAAGTCAGCCCACTTTGTGACAGAGAGGCCAACACAGTTGGCAACATTCAAATAG GCTTCATGACATACGTTGCGGAGCCTCTGTTTGCAGAGTGGGCCCGTTTCTCCGACACACGTCTGTCCCAGACCATGCTGGGCCACATGGGGCTGAACAAGGCCAGCTGGGGCGGCCTACAGCAAGAACAAACCTCCGTCTCCGAAGAGGTGGAGCCCAGCACAGCCGGCACCGACACGGAAGACGCCGCCGCCCGAAGAGACGACAACACAGCCACAACCGCAGGAGGAACCAGCTCCAAAGAAATACCTCAGGGAAGCAGAGAATCCTGA